The following are encoded together in the Echeneis naucrates chromosome 9, fEcheNa1.1, whole genome shotgun sequence genome:
- the ptgesl gene encoding prostaglandin E synthase 2 isoform X3: MAASCARTLGKVGWSLLDSAAVRRSGSVSSLLGQVSAHGFRRAFGTGGPGIRSKLVSLRAGRPGGGGRLLGCAFLLGGGLGLYQTVRFSVQQHRAEEDTKVSPLRSPAGGGLTLTLYQYKTCPFCSKVRAFLDFHGLPYEIVEVNPVMRQEIKWSAYRKVPILMVNGDVQLNDSSVIISSLSTFLVNKDKSISEILRCYPQMKSVNESGKEVTEYNNKYWLMLSEDETADVYPEKGMQKEEMKWRQWADNWLVHLISPNVYRSTGEALASFDYIVREGKFGTFEGFFAKYVGAAAMYLISKRLKSRHNLQDDVRQDLYKAVNDWVAAIGKNRKFMGGERPNLADLAVFGVLRVMEGLQAFDDMMENTKVKFWYRRMERATLNHQGQH; the protein is encoded by the exons ATGGCAGCCTCCTGCGCCAGAACTCTGGGTAAGGTCGGGTGGTCTCTCCTGGACTCCGCCGCCGTCCGCCGGTCCGGTTCCGTGTCCTCCCTGCTGGGTCAGGTGAGCGCACATGGATTCAGGAGGGCGTTCGGGACCGGCGGTCCGGGGATCCGGTCCAAGCTGGTCTCTCTGCGGGCAGGACGACCAGGAGGCGGAGGCAGGCTGCTGGGCTGTGCCTTCCTGCTCGGTGGAGGTCTGGGTCTGTACCAGACCGTCCGGTTCTCCGTCCAGCAGCACCGGGCCGAGGAGGACACCAAGGTGAGTCCGCTTAGGTCACCTGCTG GCGGCGGCCTGACGTTGACCCTGTACCAGTACAAGACCTGCCCGTTCTGCAGCAAAGTGCGAGCCTTTCTGGACTTCCACGGGCTGCCATACGAGATCGTGGAGGTGAACCCGGTCATGAGGCAGGAGATCAAATGGTCGGCCTACAGGAAGGTTCCCATCCTCATGGTGAATGGAGACGTG CAACTGAACGACTCGTCTGTCATCATCAGCTCGCTCAGCACTTTCTTAGTCAACAA GGATAAAAGTATTTCCGAGATCCTTCGCTGCTATCCGCAGATGAAGTCCGTGAACGAGAGCGGGAAGGAGGTGACAGAGTACAACAACAAATACTGGCTGATGCTGAGCGAGGACGAGACCGCCGACGTGTACCCGGAGAAAGGGATGCAGAA agaggaGATGAAGTGGCGTCAGTGGGCTGATAATTGGCTCGTGCACCTTATATCTCCCAATGTGTACCGAAGCACCGGCGAGGCCTTGGCCTCCTTCGACTACATCGTACGTGAAGGAAAGTTCGGTACATTTGAAGGTTTCTTCGCCAAATACGTTGGTGCTGCGGCCATGTACCTGATCTCCAAGAGGCTGAAGAGTCG ACACAACCTGCAGGACGACGTCAGGCAGGATCTGTACAAGGCCGTCAACGACTGGGTGGCGGCCATCGGCAAGAACAGGAAGTTCATGGGCGGAGAACGTCCAAACCTGGCGGACCTG GCTGTGTTTGGCGTCCTCAGGGTGATGGAGGGCCTGCAGGCGTTTGACGACATGATGGAAAACACCAAAGTCAAGTTCTGGTACAGACGGATGGAGAGAGCGACACTCAACCACCAGGGCCAACACTGA
- the ptgesl gene encoding prostaglandin E synthase 2 isoform X2 → MAASCARTLGKVGWSLLDSAAVRRSGSVSSLLGQVSAHGFRRAFGTGGPGIRSKLVSLRAGRPGGGGRLLGCAFLLGGGLGLYQTVRFSVQQHRAEEDTKAPGGGLTLTLYQYKTCPFCSKVRAFLDFHGLPYEIVEVNPVMRQEIKWSAYRKVPILMVNGDVQLNDSSVIISSLSTFLVNKDKSISEILRCYPQMKSVNESGKEVTEYNNKYWLMLSEDETADVYPEKGMQKEEMKWRQWADNWLVHLISPNVYRSTGEALASFDYIVREGKFGTFEGFFAKYVGAAAMYLISKRLKSRHNLQDDVRQDLYKAVNDWVAAIGKNRKFMGGERPNLADLAVFGVLRVMEGLQAFDDMMENTKVKFWYRRMERATLNHQGQH, encoded by the exons ATGGCAGCCTCCTGCGCCAGAACTCTGGGTAAGGTCGGGTGGTCTCTCCTGGACTCCGCCGCCGTCCGCCGGTCCGGTTCCGTGTCCTCCCTGCTGGGTCAGGTGAGCGCACATGGATTCAGGAGGGCGTTCGGGACCGGCGGTCCGGGGATCCGGTCCAAGCTGGTCTCTCTGCGGGCAGGACGACCAGGAGGCGGAGGCAGGCTGCTGGGCTGTGCCTTCCTGCTCGGTGGAGGTCTGGGTCTGTACCAGACCGTCCGGTTCTCCGTCCAGCAGCACCGGGCCGAGGAGGACACCAAG GCTCCAGGCGGCGGCCTGACGTTGACCCTGTACCAGTACAAGACCTGCCCGTTCTGCAGCAAAGTGCGAGCCTTTCTGGACTTCCACGGGCTGCCATACGAGATCGTGGAGGTGAACCCGGTCATGAGGCAGGAGATCAAATGGTCGGCCTACAGGAAGGTTCCCATCCTCATGGTGAATGGAGACGTG CAACTGAACGACTCGTCTGTCATCATCAGCTCGCTCAGCACTTTCTTAGTCAACAA GGATAAAAGTATTTCCGAGATCCTTCGCTGCTATCCGCAGATGAAGTCCGTGAACGAGAGCGGGAAGGAGGTGACAGAGTACAACAACAAATACTGGCTGATGCTGAGCGAGGACGAGACCGCCGACGTGTACCCGGAGAAAGGGATGCAGAA agaggaGATGAAGTGGCGTCAGTGGGCTGATAATTGGCTCGTGCACCTTATATCTCCCAATGTGTACCGAAGCACCGGCGAGGCCTTGGCCTCCTTCGACTACATCGTACGTGAAGGAAAGTTCGGTACATTTGAAGGTTTCTTCGCCAAATACGTTGGTGCTGCGGCCATGTACCTGATCTCCAAGAGGCTGAAGAGTCG ACACAACCTGCAGGACGACGTCAGGCAGGATCTGTACAAGGCCGTCAACGACTGGGTGGCGGCCATCGGCAAGAACAGGAAGTTCATGGGCGGAGAACGTCCAAACCTGGCGGACCTG GCTGTGTTTGGCGTCCTCAGGGTGATGGAGGGCCTGCAGGCGTTTGACGACATGATGGAAAACACCAAAGTCAAGTTCTGGTACAGACGGATGGAGAGAGCGACACTCAACCACCAGGGCCAACACTGA
- the ptgesl gene encoding prostaglandin E synthase 2 isoform X1, with protein MAASCARTLGKVGWSLLDSAAVRRSGSVSSLLGQVSAHGFRRAFGTGGPGIRSKLVSLRAGRPGGGGRLLGCAFLLGGGLGLYQTVRFSVQQHRAEEDTKAPGGGLTLTLYQYKTCPFCSKVRAFLDFHGLPYEIVEVNPVMRQEIKWSAYRKVPILMVNGDVVRPPTAQMRSRPETSSYLRFFSLLLQQLNDSSVIISSLSTFLVNKDKSISEILRCYPQMKSVNESGKEVTEYNNKYWLMLSEDETADVYPEKGMQKEEMKWRQWADNWLVHLISPNVYRSTGEALASFDYIVREGKFGTFEGFFAKYVGAAAMYLISKRLKSRHNLQDDVRQDLYKAVNDWVAAIGKNRKFMGGERPNLADLAVFGVLRVMEGLQAFDDMMENTKVKFWYRRMERATLNHQGQH; from the exons ATGGCAGCCTCCTGCGCCAGAACTCTGGGTAAGGTCGGGTGGTCTCTCCTGGACTCCGCCGCCGTCCGCCGGTCCGGTTCCGTGTCCTCCCTGCTGGGTCAGGTGAGCGCACATGGATTCAGGAGGGCGTTCGGGACCGGCGGTCCGGGGATCCGGTCCAAGCTGGTCTCTCTGCGGGCAGGACGACCAGGAGGCGGAGGCAGGCTGCTGGGCTGTGCCTTCCTGCTCGGTGGAGGTCTGGGTCTGTACCAGACCGTCCGGTTCTCCGTCCAGCAGCACCGGGCCGAGGAGGACACCAAG GCTCCAGGCGGCGGCCTGACGTTGACCCTGTACCAGTACAAGACCTGCCCGTTCTGCAGCAAAGTGCGAGCCTTTCTGGACTTCCACGGGCTGCCATACGAGATCGTGGAGGTGAACCCGGTCATGAGGCAGGAGATCAAATGGTCGGCCTACAGGAAGGTTCCCATCCTCATGGTGAATGGAGACGTGGTAAGGCCCCCCACCGCCCAGATGAGGTCCAGACCTGAAACTTCGTCATATCTgagatttttctctcttttgttgcaGCAACTGAACGACTCGTCTGTCATCATCAGCTCGCTCAGCACTTTCTTAGTCAACAA GGATAAAAGTATTTCCGAGATCCTTCGCTGCTATCCGCAGATGAAGTCCGTGAACGAGAGCGGGAAGGAGGTGACAGAGTACAACAACAAATACTGGCTGATGCTGAGCGAGGACGAGACCGCCGACGTGTACCCGGAGAAAGGGATGCAGAA agaggaGATGAAGTGGCGTCAGTGGGCTGATAATTGGCTCGTGCACCTTATATCTCCCAATGTGTACCGAAGCACCGGCGAGGCCTTGGCCTCCTTCGACTACATCGTACGTGAAGGAAAGTTCGGTACATTTGAAGGTTTCTTCGCCAAATACGTTGGTGCTGCGGCCATGTACCTGATCTCCAAGAGGCTGAAGAGTCG ACACAACCTGCAGGACGACGTCAGGCAGGATCTGTACAAGGCCGTCAACGACTGGGTGGCGGCCATCGGCAAGAACAGGAAGTTCATGGGCGGAGAACGTCCAAACCTGGCGGACCTG GCTGTGTTTGGCGTCCTCAGGGTGATGGAGGGCCTGCAGGCGTTTGACGACATGATGGAAAACACCAAAGTCAAGTTCTGGTACAGACGGATGGAGAGAGCGACACTCAACCACCAGGGCCAACACTGA